One Bifidobacterium angulatum DSM 20098 = JCM 7096 DNA window includes the following coding sequences:
- the rpsO gene encoding 30S ribosomal protein S15 → MALTAEEKTQIINEFATHEGDTGSPEVQVALLSKRIADLTEHLKEHKHDHHSRRGMQMMIGSRRSLLDYLKRTDINRYRALIEKLGLRR, encoded by the coding sequence GTGGCACTGACGGCTGAAGAAAAGACCCAGATCATCAACGAGTTCGCGACCCACGAGGGCGACACTGGTTCCCCGGAGGTCCAGGTTGCCCTGCTCTCCAAGCGCATCGCCGATCTGACCGAGCACCTGAAGGAGCACAAGCACGATCACCACTCCCGTCGTGGCATGCAGATGATGATCGGCTCCCGTCGTAGCCTGCTCGATTACCTCAAGCGCACCGATATCAACCGCTACCGTGCGCTGATCGAGAAGCTTGGTCTGCGTCGATAA